The genomic interval TTTCAGGCCCTTCGGCGCAACCGGAGAACGTCGTGTTCGACGCACCCAAGGCGATCGGCGGCCTCAACCGCCGATAACGCTGGGTTAAGCAGGATCTGCAACTCGTCAGGAGTGAATGTCGGTTCGGCGTCCCAGGGTGCCTCATCCCACCCGGCTTCACTGAAGCCTGAAAATAGTTCGTTGCTCATACCTATCCTCACGAAAGGTGGGGTACGGGTGAATATCTCGTCGGCTGAGACGTAAAAGGATCGTTCTCTGTCTCTCCGCGGGGCTCCATCGCCTTGGCGGAATTCCTGCTGGGATCCCATGTTACCGGCGCGCCACTGTCAGACCGCCCGTCTGCGCACCGAAGTGAGACAGGAGCCGATCGGTCTCGGCTCTTTACAAACGAGACAATGCTTGCGACGGGTGAGCGGTGTGCGGGGTCGGATCTCAGCCGTCGCCGAACCAGCGTTCCTTGCGGCTTCGGGCGAATTCGGCTTTCTCGTCAGCTATTTCGGCAGACGGGCCGATTAGCGAGCCTGTCGGTTTTGGCCCGCTGAGGAAGTTGACCTGCACCTTGCCGACCTCACCGCGCCCGAACTCCATGTAGCAGTCGCCCGCCCCGTCATAGGGAGGCGGCGCCGCTGTGCCCCGCAGGTTTGCGATGATGTCATCGGCGACGAACTGCGCGGCACGCTCGGCGAAAAGGCCCGCTTTGGCGGTATAGGCGGCCGCCACGTCACCGATTGCGTACACGCCGGGAAACCGGGTAGCCAGGTTGGTTTTTTCCACCGGAATCCATCCGTCGGGCGCCAGCCCCGAATCGGCGATGACCGCCGGCACCCGATGCACGGGGATGCCGATGAAAAGGTCGTATGGAACTCCTTCGCCCTCGGCGAACTCGGCGAACTTGCGTTCGGGGTCCAGCCGGCTCACCGTGCGGTTTCCCATGAAGGTGATGCCACGCGCGGTCAGGTGCTGCTGAAGTGGCTCGGATACCTCTTTGGCGACGGGCACCGGGGCGCCCATGTAGCCCGTCACGGTTATCGAGACCTGGTCGCGCAGTCCTCGGCCGGCGAAGTAGTCCTCAAGCAGAAACGCGGCCTCGAACGGCGCCGGTGGGCACTTGTACGGCTCGCCGAGCACGCTGATGACGATTTTGCCGCCCTGGAACGCCGGCAGCGCGTCGCGCAGACGTTCCGCCCCGCCCAATGTGTAGTACTCGAAGCCGTCCTCGGTGAAACCAGGGGTGG from Mycobacterium kubicae carries:
- a CDS encoding NAD(P)/FAD-dependent oxidoreductase, with protein sequence MTLHVLVLGAGFGGLELATRLSELLADQVRVTLIDRNDSFFFGFSKLDVLFGKRTPDDVRLPYAALTRPGVDFHQEEITAIDPENRHVRTRSGSYQTDVLVVALGAEYDLEATPGFTEDGFEYYTLGGAERLRDALPAFQGGKIVISVLGEPYKCPPAPFEAAFLLEDYFAGRGLRDQVSITVTGYMGAPVPVAKEVSEPLQQHLTARGITFMGNRTVSRLDPERKFAEFAEGEGVPYDLFIGIPVHRVPAVIADSGLAPDGWIPVEKTNLATRFPGVYAIGDVAAAYTAKAGLFAERAAQFVADDIIANLRGTAAPPPYDGAGDCYMEFGRGEVGKVQVNFLSGPKPTGSLIGPSAEIADEKAEFARSRKERWFGDG